The proteins below are encoded in one region of Halorhodospira halochloris:
- a CDS encoding thiamine phosphate synthase, with product MPSTGARLPASAGKPRQLPDFYLITPTQPDDWQAWLDLIRRSFFDPGVGWLQMRRHDLDDQSFLELATELYALCRENGIPMLVNREPWLAEQIAADGLHLSESRLFEKGIEQRLRPFAWVGASCHGVESLQRAADIGVDFAVLSPVHSTPSHPGRQPIGWQGFAATVAQVDLPVYALGGVAAADLHTAKVHGAQGIAAIRGLLP from the coding sequence ATGCCGAGTACCGGAGCTAGATTGCCTGCAAGTGCTGGGAAACCTCGACAATTACCCGACTTCTATTTAATTACTCCTACTCAGCCCGATGACTGGCAGGCGTGGCTGGATCTGATAAGACGCTCGTTCTTTGATCCGGGGGTCGGCTGGTTGCAGATGCGCCGACACGACCTGGATGATCAATCTTTCCTGGAGCTTGCCACCGAGCTATATGCTCTATGCCGGGAGAACGGCATCCCTATGCTAGTTAATCGCGAACCGTGGCTTGCCGAACAAATCGCAGCAGATGGTCTCCATTTGAGCGAAAGTAGGCTCTTTGAAAAGGGCATAGAGCAGCGGTTGCGGCCTTTTGCCTGGGTTGGAGCCTCCTGTCATGGCGTCGAGTCGTTGCAGCGTGCTGCTGACATAGGTGTCGATTTTGCAGTCCTCTCCCCGGTGCACTCGACGCCTAGCCACCCTGGACGTCAGCCGATCGGTTGGCAGGGATTCGCCGCTACGGTAGCTCAGGTGGATTTGCCGGTCTATGCCCTCGGCGGTGTTGCTGCTGCAGACTTGCATACCGCCAAGGTGCACGGTGCTCAGGGCATTGCAGCGATTCGCGGCCTATTGCCGTGA
- the coaE gene encoding dephospho-CoA kinase (Dephospho-CoA kinase (CoaE) performs the final step in coenzyme A biosynthesis.), with amino-acid sequence MRKPLKIGLTGGIASGKTTIANLFASRCAPIIDTDIIARQVVEPGTEGLQRIQEQFGEAAIKANGELDRAYLANLIFSDEQSRKRLEQILHPLIMEQVALRLEQITAPYAILVIPLLIETGMEKDMDRVLVIDISEQEQLKRITSRDAITTTQAQKRIKSQASRSQRQAKADQIIHNEGSMSDLELAVMRLHYEYTLAARAN; translated from the coding sequence ATGAGAAAACCTCTCAAAATCGGACTCACCGGTGGCATAGCTAGCGGTAAAACAACCATTGCTAACCTGTTCGCCTCTAGATGCGCACCAATTATCGATACCGACATCATCGCCCGCCAGGTCGTGGAACCCGGCACTGAGGGTCTGCAAAGGATTCAAGAGCAGTTCGGCGAGGCCGCTATTAAAGCCAACGGCGAACTGGACAGGGCTTATTTAGCCAATTTGATCTTCAGCGATGAGCAGTCCCGAAAAAGGCTTGAACAGATACTCCACCCGCTGATAATGGAGCAAGTTGCTCTTAGATTGGAGCAAATAACGGCTCCATACGCCATCTTAGTGATACCGCTACTGATTGAAACCGGCATGGAAAAAGATATGGACAGGGTGCTAGTTATAGATATAAGCGAGCAGGAGCAATTAAAGCGAATAACCTCTCGTGACGCCATTACCACCACTCAGGCACAAAAAAGAATCAAGAGCCAGGCGAGTCGCTCACAAAGGCAAGCCAAAGCCGATCAAATAATACATAATGAAGGCAGTATGAGCGATTTAGAGCTGGCGGTTATGCGGCTACACTATGAGTATACCCTTGCCGCACGTGCCAACTAG
- the zapD gene encoding cell division protein ZapD — translation MNDNSDSWVTYEHPLNERMRTLLRLEFLIETAGTAMQRRDSIDSRTAVEAFIHTLQLLDRGEVRSEVIKELDRLSSNLSRLSSTGGAPEQGTSADVDECRRLLRRVGEPDAALGGVLREDELLALISQRFGVGAGTCSFDLPSYHRWLSRPYEQRLADMQRWYDSFADLRAAVLFALRVQREAQPFSSEIAEKGAWQRRTPYDEAQIQMLRLRVTCSDTVIPEISGNRHLITIRFLRQPDTMTRPQAVHDNINFQLALCSL, via the coding sequence ATGAACGATAATTCAGACAGTTGGGTAACTTATGAGCACCCACTTAACGAGCGCATGCGTACCTTACTGCGCCTGGAGTTCCTTATCGAGACCGCCGGCACTGCTATGCAAAGGCGCGACAGCATTGACAGCCGCACGGCTGTTGAGGCTTTTATACATACACTGCAACTTCTCGATCGCGGCGAGGTACGCTCAGAAGTTATCAAAGAGCTCGACCGGTTAAGCAGCAATCTCAGCCGTTTGAGTAGCACCGGCGGAGCTCCCGAACAAGGCACTAGCGCAGATGTTGACGAGTGCCGCCGACTGCTGCGCCGCGTAGGCGAACCCGATGCTGCTTTGGGCGGAGTTCTGCGTGAAGATGAACTGCTCGCACTGATTTCGCAGCGCTTCGGGGTTGGGGCAGGCACCTGCAGCTTTGACTTGCCCAGCTACCACCGCTGGCTCTCTCGCCCCTATGAACAGCGACTTGCCGACATGCAACGCTGGTACGATAGTTTCGCCGATCTGCGCGCAGCGGTACTGTTCGCCTTACGCGTACAGCGCGAAGCTCAGCCGTTCAGCTCTGAGATTGCGGAGAAGGGGGCCTGGCAGAGGCGCACCCCGTATGACGAAGCGCAAATTCAGATGTTGCGCCTGCGCGTCACCTGCAGCGATACGGTAATACCGGAGATAAGCGGCAACCGGCATTTGATAACCATCCGCTTCTTGCGTCAACCAGATACTATGACCCGGCCTCAGGCCGTGCATGATAACATCAACTTTCAACTCGCCCTCTGTTCGCTATAG